The following are encoded in a window of Caretta caretta isolate rCarCar2 chromosome 19, rCarCar1.hap1, whole genome shotgun sequence genomic DNA:
- the TMEM200B gene encoding transmembrane protein 200B — protein sequence MTASSAEASRAMRNQDLLEKKPLGPAPPPRRHRRRLRRKPPTEVAVKGQLRMRSPSGAFVMVGVSVVLVGMTIAVVGYWPHRGPHAAGPGARLGNSSGTGDMKKEVKVSAQARYLPHSEKLKLIGPVIMGVGLFIVICANTMLYENRDMETRLLMQKGLYSMTPGLAQDFSQEDKYCQRRTSLPLLKANAECVEGCYEVDLSSSGFQSCSSPGNKWADCYGHNRLQTTAQLLHHKGISHSMSLLSVRSDSGNSMEGNLNLSFARGAESVISLAATARSLPVIKVNNCLIEKPSATRGAGDEGEISLAVGPDDAPRFSWTLPHRGSSISPRGDDLQGGHVVINIDSEPPSVTVGETYLNPDGTKNEFSSDVQLHNPGHSKSLDLGRPGVLLVAPIKDRKNRSWPRLDQISLVGYAKLESTGESSDRLLEQTDQQGPDEPSPSTQEV from the coding sequence ATGACAGCCAGCAGCGCCGAAGCCAGCAGAGCCATGAGAAATCAGGATCTTCTGGAGAAGAAGCCCCTGggacccgcccctcctccccggAGGCACAGACGCAGGCTCAGGCGCAAGCCACCGACCGAGGTGGCTGTGAAGGGGCAGCTCCGGATGCGCTCGCCATCAGGGGCCTTCGTGATGGTGGGCGTCTCCGTCGTCTTGGTCGGCATGACAATTGCCGTTGTGGGCTACTGGCCTCACAGGGGCCCACACGCAGCCGGGCCTGGGGCCAGGCTGGGTAACTCCAGCGGCACGGGGGACATGAAGAAGGAAGTGAAGGTCTCTGCCCAAGCCCGCTACCTCCCTCACAGCGAGAAGCTGAAGCTGATTGGCCCTGTCATCATGGGCGTCGGCCTCTTCATTGTCATCTGTGCCAACACCATGCTGTACGAGAACAGGGACATGGAGACCCGCCTGTTGATGCAGAAAGGCCTCTACTCCATGACTCCGGGCCTCGCCCAGGACTTCAGCCAGGAGGACAAATACTGCCAGAGGAGGACTAGCTTGCCCCTCCTCAAGGCCAATGCCGAGTGTGTCGAGGGCTGTTACGAGGTGGATCTCTCCTCCAGCGGCTTCCAATCCTGTTCCAGTCCCGGGAACAAATGGGCCGACTGCTACGGGCATAACAGGCTCCAGACGACGGCCCAGCTGCTCCATCACAAGGGGATTTCCCactccatgtccctcctcagCGTCCGTTCAGACTCTGGCAACTCCATGGAGGGGAACCTCAATCTGTCCTTCGCCCGCGGGGCTGAGTCGGTAATTTCTTTGGCTGCCACTGCCCGGTCACTTCCCGTCATCAAGGTGAACAACTGTCTCATTGAGAAGCCGTCTGCAACTCGGGGGGCAGGCGATGAGGGGGAGATCAGCCTGGCTGTGGGGCCAGATGATGCACCGCGGTTCTCATGGACTCTCCCACACAGGGGCAGCAGCATCTCTCCCAGAGGAGATGACCTCCAGGGTGGCCATGTCGTTATTAACATAGACAGCGAGCCTCCATCTGTCACTGTGGGCGAGACATACCTGAACCCAGATGGCACCAAGAACGAATTCAGCTCAGATGTGCAGCTCCACAACCCGGGTCACTCCAAGTCGCTGGACCTTGGCAGGCCGGGCGTGCTGCTGGTGGCACCCATCAAAGACCGGAAGAACAGGAGCTGGCCTAGACTTGACCAAATCAGTCTGGTAGGCTACGCCAAACTGGAAAGCACGGGTGAGTCCTCTGACAGACTATTGGAGCAGACAGATCAGCAGGGCCCGGACGAGCCCAGCCCCAGCACCCAGGAGGTGTGA